Proteins encoded within one genomic window of Bos indicus isolate NIAB-ARS_2022 breed Sahiwal x Tharparkar chromosome 23, NIAB-ARS_B.indTharparkar_mat_pri_1.0, whole genome shotgun sequence:
- the SERPINB1 gene encoding leukocyte elastase inhibitor isoform X2: MEQLSAANTRFAVDLFLTLTEHNPAGNIFISPFSISSALAMVFLGARGNTAAQMSKALHFEGVEIHSGFQSLNADINKCGAPYTLKLANRLFGEKSYDFLPEFLASTQEMYSAELASVDFLRAPEDARKTINAWVKEQTGGKIPELLASGMVDSLTKLVLVNAIYFKGKWQEKFMVETTKDAPFRLNKKETKTVKMMYQKKKFPFGYIKDLKCRVLELPYEGKDLSMVILLPDDIQDEATGLKKIEQQLTLEKLREWTRPESLDLLEVRVQLPRFKLEESYDLQEPLARLGVRDLFSSKADLSGMSGAKDLFISKVVHKSVVDVNEEGTEAAAATGAIAEFAMLMPEEEFVADHPFIFFIRHKPSSNILFLGRLSSP; encoded by the exons ATGGAGCAGCTGAGCGCAGCGAACACCCGCTTCGCCGTGGACCTGTTCCTCACCCTGACCGAGCACAATCCTGCTGGAAACATCTTCATCTCCCCCTTCAGCATCTCATCAGCGCTGGCCATGGTCTTTCTGGGGGCCAGAGGCAACACCGCGGCGCAAATGTCCAAG gcTCTGCATTTCGAAGGAGTTGAGATTCATTCGGGATTTCAGAGTCTGAATGCTGATATCAACAAGTGTGGTGCTCCGTACACTCTGAAACTCGCCAACAGGTTATTCGGAGAGAAGAGTTACGATTTCCTGCCT GAGTTCTTAGCTTCAACGCAGGAAATGTACAGTGCTGAGCTGGCCAGTGTGGATTTTCTGCGGGCCCCCGAGGATGCGAGGAAGACCATAAACGCGTGGGTCAAAGAGCAGACGGGAG GGAAAATTCCGGAGCTGTTGGCCTCAGGTATGGTTGACAGCTTGACGAAGCTGGTGCTGGTGAACGCCATCTATTTCAAAGGGAAGTGGCAGGAGAAGTTCATGGTGGAGACCACCAAGGATGCGCCTTTCAGACTGAATAAG AAAGAAACGAAAACGGTGAAGATGATGTATCAGAAGAAGAAGTTTCCCTTCGGCTACATCAAGGACCTTAAGTGCCGGGTGCTGGAGCTGCCCTACGAGGGCAAGGACCTCAGCATGGTCATCCTGCTGCCGGACGACATCCAGGACGAGGCCACGGGGCTGAAGAAG ATTGAGCAACAGCTGACTCTGGAGAAGCTGCGGGAGTGGACCCGACCCGAGAGCCTAGACCTCCTTGAGGTCAGGGTCCAGCTACCCAGGTTCAAGCTGGAGGAGAGTTACGACCTCCAGGAGCCCCTGGCCCGCCTGGGTGTGCGGGATCTCTTCAGCAGCAAGGCAGACCTGTCTGGCATGTCGGGGGCCAAGGACCTCTTCATATCCAAGGTGGTCCATAAGTCCGTCGTGGACGTGAACGAGGAGGGCACGGAGGCGGCGGCCGCCACGGGGGCCATCGCCGAGTTCGCCATGCTCATGCCGGAGGAGGAGTTCGTTGCCGACCACCCTTTCATCTTCTTCATCCGGCACAAGCCCTCCTCGAACATCCTGTTTCTAGGCAGGCTTTCCTCCCCATAG
- the SERPINB1 gene encoding leukocyte elastase inhibitor isoform X1 — translation MGTRPLQTSDSEPQNEGHPVSLLEFASLVGSLTMEQLSAANTRFAVDLFLTLTEHNPAGNIFISPFSISSALAMVFLGARGNTAAQMSKALHFEGVEIHSGFQSLNADINKCGAPYTLKLANRLFGEKSYDFLPEFLASTQEMYSAELASVDFLRAPEDARKTINAWVKEQTGGKIPELLASGMVDSLTKLVLVNAIYFKGKWQEKFMVETTKDAPFRLNKKETKTVKMMYQKKKFPFGYIKDLKCRVLELPYEGKDLSMVILLPDDIQDEATGLKKIEQQLTLEKLREWTRPESLDLLEVRVQLPRFKLEESYDLQEPLARLGVRDLFSSKADLSGMSGAKDLFISKVVHKSVVDVNEEGTEAAAATGAIAEFAMLMPEEEFVADHPFIFFIRHKPSSNILFLGRLSSP, via the exons ATGGGGACAAGACCTCTCCAGACATCGGACAGTGAACCCCAAAACGAGGGTCATCCTGTCTCCTTGCTGGAATTTGCTTCATTGGTTGGCAG CCTCACCATGGAGCAGCTGAGCGCAGCGAACACCCGCTTCGCCGTGGACCTGTTCCTCACCCTGACCGAGCACAATCCTGCTGGAAACATCTTCATCTCCCCCTTCAGCATCTCATCAGCGCTGGCCATGGTCTTTCTGGGGGCCAGAGGCAACACCGCGGCGCAAATGTCCAAG gcTCTGCATTTCGAAGGAGTTGAGATTCATTCGGGATTTCAGAGTCTGAATGCTGATATCAACAAGTGTGGTGCTCCGTACACTCTGAAACTCGCCAACAGGTTATTCGGAGAGAAGAGTTACGATTTCCTGCCT GAGTTCTTAGCTTCAACGCAGGAAATGTACAGTGCTGAGCTGGCCAGTGTGGATTTTCTGCGGGCCCCCGAGGATGCGAGGAAGACCATAAACGCGTGGGTCAAAGAGCAGACGGGAG GGAAAATTCCGGAGCTGTTGGCCTCAGGTATGGTTGACAGCTTGACGAAGCTGGTGCTGGTGAACGCCATCTATTTCAAAGGGAAGTGGCAGGAGAAGTTCATGGTGGAGACCACCAAGGATGCGCCTTTCAGACTGAATAAG AAAGAAACGAAAACGGTGAAGATGATGTATCAGAAGAAGAAGTTTCCCTTCGGCTACATCAAGGACCTTAAGTGCCGGGTGCTGGAGCTGCCCTACGAGGGCAAGGACCTCAGCATGGTCATCCTGCTGCCGGACGACATCCAGGACGAGGCCACGGGGCTGAAGAAG ATTGAGCAACAGCTGACTCTGGAGAAGCTGCGGGAGTGGACCCGACCCGAGAGCCTAGACCTCCTTGAGGTCAGGGTCCAGCTACCCAGGTTCAAGCTGGAGGAGAGTTACGACCTCCAGGAGCCCCTGGCCCGCCTGGGTGTGCGGGATCTCTTCAGCAGCAAGGCAGACCTGTCTGGCATGTCGGGGGCCAAGGACCTCTTCATATCCAAGGTGGTCCATAAGTCCGTCGTGGACGTGAACGAGGAGGGCACGGAGGCGGCGGCCGCCACGGGGGCCATCGCCGAGTTCGCCATGCTCATGCCGGAGGAGGAGTTCGTTGCCGACCACCCTTTCATCTTCTTCATCCGGCACAAGCCCTCCTCGAACATCCTGTTTCTAGGCAGGCTTTCCTCCCCATAG